The uncultured Subdoligranulum sp. genomic sequence GTGACCCGCCGTGGAGAATACGCAGTCCGGCGCGATGAAGACGTAATCCCCGAAGGTGACTTTGGCGCCGTCCAGAATCACACAGTTGTGGTTCGTGTAAAAGTGATCACCCACCGTGATGTTGTACCCATAGTCACACCAGAACGGTGCCGTGATGCAGACATGGCTTCCCATTTTGCCCAGAAGCTGCTTCAGGATTTCCTGCTGGCGCTCCCCCTGAGAGGGCGGGATCTGATTCAGGGCAAAACACAAATCTTTGCATTTTGCCCGCACCGCCAGCAGTTCTTCGTCGTAGTTGGCATCATACAACAGGCCCTGCTGCATTTTTTCTTTTTCCGTCACAGAAAGTCCTCCTTTCGGTCCATCGCGACCTCATACATCCCGGCCAGATAGTAGGGCGTTGCGTCGGGAAGATAGGCAAAATCCGGCATGTATTCCGTCGGGATGCATTTTTCACAGGCTGCGCGAATCGTATCCATGTCCTCCGCCCGGATCAGGTCACCGGTAAACAACAGATTGTGGGGGTTCAGAATGGAGATCAGCGCGATGGATGCCCGGGTGATCAGCGGCATGGCCATGGGCCGCTGCATTTTCTGAATCTGCTCGTCTATGCTGATCCCGTAATCCAGGAAACCGACCATACCGGCAAACAGATTGCGTCCCGTCAGGATGGATCCGTTGTAGACGGTCGCCGTTCCGGGCAGGACCCCGGCGGGATAGTTCACCAGTGTGACGATCTTGCCTTCCGTGCTTTCTTTCCGGTAGTAGCCGTACACCTTGTAATACATATCGTTGGCCAGAAATACAGGCCTCCCGCAGCGCTTTTCCAGTTCCGACACCAGCGGTACGCCCTCCAGTTCCGGGATGTCGCTGTGCCGGATCACACCGCCCTCCGCCACGCTGGGCGTTCCCACCACAAGCTGACTGGCATTGGGAAACTGCTCCAGCATCCGGGCCAGACGGGTATAGATGACCTTTTCGTCCAGCAGCGGGTAAGACTGCTTCGTCAGGTCCTTTATCCTCCCCGTTGGGGAGAATACCACGGTGGTGAGCGACTTGACACCGCCGATCAGCTCAAAATACAGGCCGACAAAACACTCATGGTCTTCATTCAGGCGGTAGACCACCGTATTCCGCCCCACCTCATGGAGCTTCTTCTTGGTGCCCAGCACCTCCCCCATTTGCTCCATCTCGTTGAGATAGGTATTGCAGCTGGCAACACTGAGCCCTGTTTTTCTCGCGATCTGCTGCTTGGAAAGTTCCTCCCCCGCCGCCAGCAGCCGACCGATCCGGGCTTTGTTTTGTTTTTTGATGTCCGCAGAATCTTTCATGTGCCATGCTCCGTCTGTTTCCGTTTTGATTATTATAACGGTTATAATAATCAATGTCAAGAAACATCCTCTTCCCTGCCGACCGGCAATCCAAGGGCAAAACCTGCCGTTTTTTCTTTCCGTCACTCCCCAAAAATGTTCGCACCTGTGCGATTCTACCGGGACTCAACCAGCGGTCGAGAGAAAGGAACCAACGGTCGGTTGATTATTTCATCTTCGGTGTGTACAATGAAAACAGCAAATCCAAGGCAAAGGAGCATACAGTCATGAAAAAGTCTCTTGGCCCATTGATCGCTGAAGCCCGCAGGAAAAATGGCATGACCCAGCTGGAACTGGCCGAAAAGATGGGCGTGACAGACAAGGCAGTCTCCAAATGGGAGCGGGATCTTTCCTGCCCCGACGTGAACTCCCTTCCCCAGCTGGCAGAAGTTCTGGGGCTTTCCATCGAAGAACTGCTGCAGGGCAAAAATGAAAAGCAGCCCGCCGACAGTAAAGTCGGCGAACTGCTGGATACAATTCTAAAGGCTATTGCCCTGGCGATGGGAGTGGCTGTCGCGGCACTCTCCGCCCTCGACGCACTGTCTTCCGCGCAGGCATTGCCTCTTTTGGGGTTGGGGCTGGCCAGTCTGGCGGTTTCGTCCTTGCGGAAATCCTGAATGCCTGGTTACCACAACCTGAACACTTTCACGCCTACCCGTGCGGCCTTGTACAGCGGCCCTTCCAGTTCCTGAGCAGCCTCTTTGAGCAGACGGCGAATCGGCAGATGCTGGGGGCAGTGCTGTTCACATCTGCCGCAGCCCACGCACTGGCTGGCTCCTGTCCCCTTGCGGCGCAGGCCGGTGGTGAGCAGATACTGCAGCCTGGCGTGGCTGCCTTCGGTGGCGGCGCGGTTATAGCTGGCAAAAACGCCCGGGATATCTACCCCCGCCGGGCAGGGCTGACAGTATCCGCAGCCGGTGCAGCCCACCCGCATGGACGCCTGCAGGTCCGCCCGCAGCCCCTCCACGAAGGCGTGTTCCTCTTCGGTCATGCAGCCCGGCCGGGCCGCATCCGCCTGGGCGGCGTTATCCCGGATCATCTCCAGGCTGTTCATGCCGGACAACACCACCGTCACGCCCGGCTGATCCCACAGCCAGCGCAGGCCCCAGCCCGCCGCAGACCGGCCGCTCTCCTTCACCCGTTTTTGGGCCTCGGCGGACAGGCCGGTTATCAGCCGTCCTCCCCGCAGCGGTTCCATGATGATGACCGGAATCCCTTTGGCTTCCGCCGCTTCCAAGCCCCTGCGGCCCGCCTGGGTATGCTCATCCAGATAATTGTACTGGATCTGGCAGAAGTCCCAGTCGTAGGCGTTCAGCACTTCCAGGAAGGTGGCGGTGTCCCCGTGGAAGGAGAAACCGATCCTTCCGATGGCGCCGCTGGCTTTCTTATCTGCAATCCACTCCCGTATACCCAGGTCGCACAGCTTGTTCCAGGCGGCCAGGTCGGTGAGCATATGCATCAAGTAAAAGTCGATGCGGTCGGTTTTCAAGCGGGACAGCTGCTCCTGAAAGCAGCGCTCGATCCCCGCTTTGGATTTGATCAGATATTGCGGCAGCTTGTCCGCAATATACACCTTGTCGCGGCAGTTCAGACGACGCAGCGCTTCCCCCAGAGCAGCCTCACTGCCCCCATACACGTAGGCGGTGTCAAAATAGTTGACACCCAGACGGATGGCCTCGCCGATCTGCTCCGTGACGGCATCCTGATCGATTTTTCCATGATTTCTCGGGAACCGCATACAGCCATAGCCCAGAACGGACAGATCATTCCTGTTTTTGTCACAACGATACTGCATATTCTTACGCTCCAGTAAAGGCCGACGCGCAAATCGCTCCGGCCTATTTTTCTTTCCAGTATAGCGGCTGCCGTGGGAAAATACAAGGCATTGCCGGAGCGATTTGTTTTTCGGGCACGTTTGGTTCCCCCTAACAACTGTAGCTTAACAAAAAATCCCCCTGCAGCTGAAATCAGCAGCAGGGGGATTGCATACTACAGGCAGATACCTAAAGTCGGTATTACGCCATACTGTGCTTCTTGAAATGCTTGCGCATCCTCCAAGAGTCCAACGGTTTTACTTGCGAGGATTCTTGATGGCTGCCTGTCCTGTGCCAATCCCGCCGCCGAAATGTCCCCATTCAGCCGACCATCCCTGTTGATCAGAAAGGGTTGACGGGAAGCCCCGGGGGGCGGCCAGGCCCCCCGGTATAAATTGCTTTCCAATGTAATGCGCGGATATTCTTTCCGCCCGTTGACCTCACAGACCAGCGTCTGGGGTTCGGGCGCCAGATCCAGCACCCAGGCGAACCGCGTATCGTCGATGGGTGTGATGCGGCGGACAAAGTTCTGGATGAACCACTCGCTCACCATACCGTCGGTGAAATCCACCGCTTCGCAGAGGCTGGCCTCGATGGCATCCATGTCCAGCGCCTTGTGGTCCCCCTGCTGGGACAGCAGTTCCGCCTTTTCCTTGTTGACCCGCTGCTGCTGGACACCAATCTCGTTGCTCTGCTCCACAAACTGGCTCAGGGTGATCTGGTTGGATGCCTTCATCATAATCAGGTTGTCCAGCCGTTGGTTCAGGGCGTCCATCCGCTTGTCCAGAGCTTTCAGCTTGGCCGGGTCGGCGCTTTCCTCCCGGTAGCAGGCGCTGAGCATCCGGCAGGCTTCCAACACGGCTTCCCGTCGGTTGCCCCACACGGTCTCGAAGATTTTCAAGGCCATCAGTTCCAGCTTCCATTCCGGGAAGGCTTTCAGTTCACAGATGCCCTCGGGCAGGCCGTGTTTCTTCAGATACAGGGCGGATTGCTTTTTGTGGCGGTAACACTCAAAGCCATAGACCTGGGTGCCGTCCGCCTTGGTGTTCCACAGATACCGCCGCAGCTTGGAACCGCAGTGGCACACCAGCTTGGTGACCCATACGTTCTTGGCAACGGTGCCGCCGTACTTGCGGGGCTTGCCGTTCTCGTCCAGCAGATTCCGCTGACGGCTTCGGCGGATGTCGTTGCACCGATGCCATAGTTCCTCGTCGATGATGGGGGTAAAATTTCCCTTTTTCAGGATGTAGGTTTCCTCGTCGTTGTTCTTCTCCCGGGTGTGGTCCAGCAGGTCGGTGGTTCGGGTACGGTTGTAGACGCAGTAGCCCATGTAGGTGGGGTTGCGCAGGATGCGGGTGATCTTGCTGGAATCCCATTTCATGTGCCCGCCGCCATCCTTGCGGCCTTTTGCGATCAGGGCCTTGGCTACCTTGCCCAGCCCGTCGCCGGTGGCGTACTGTTCAAAGATCATCCGCACCGTCTCGGCCTGTTCCTCGTTGATGACGTAGGTGTTGTGGGCCTTGTCCAGATCGTAGCCCAGGATGTTGCCGTTGCCGAATAGCACCCCTTTTTCCCGGCTCATCTGGATGCCGGCCCGCACCCGCTCGCTGGTCTTGCGGCTTTCCTCCTGGGCCATGGTGGCCATGATGGTGAGCCGCAGCTCTCCTTCGTTGTCCATCGTCCAGATGCTGTCCGCGGCAAAGTAGACCTCCACCCCCAGCTTGCTCAGCTTCCGGGTGTAGAACAGCGTGTCCATCGTGTTGCGGGCGAAGCGGCAGACCTCGCGGGTGACCACCAGATCAAACTTGCCGCGCTCCGCATCCCGGATCATCTGCATGAAGGACGGACGCCTGGTGGCCTGCGTGCCGGTGATACCCTCGTCCACATACTGGCCCACCACCTCCCAGTTGGGGTTCTTGGCTGCCAGCTCCTGATACCAGTCCATCTGATTGTCCAGCGCCGACACCTGGGCCTCGTGTTCGGTGGAAACCCGCCCGTAAAACACCACGCGGCGGGGACGGTTCCGGTATTCCTGTAAAAAGCTCATAGGATCAACCTCCTTTGGTGTACGCTCATTGTAGCGTATTGGTTTTTGTTTGAGAAATGTACAAACGGGTATTCTTCAACGCCGCTTCTTTCTCTTTTTGGCCGGGGCGGCAAGCGGCACTGCCGGGACCGGCGGATAAGTGGCCAGCACATTGTCGTAGGTGGCCTTGTTGATCTTGCCCTGCTCATACAGCCGCTGAATCAGCTTGTGGGCAATGTAGCGGGAATCAATCTGCAAACCCTCCATAGGGATTTACCTCCTTTCCATCGGGTGTGTTGGGTGTAAAGGGCGAAAATGTCCGGGGCAGCATGGCACCCTGCATGAGCAACACCGTGCTGTTCAATAGCTGGAGGGTGTAGTCCAGCTGCTCCCGGTTCTCGTCGGTGGACTGGCTGCCTGCCAGCTCTTTCAGCTGGGTTTCCATCCACTGCATCTGCCGCAGCAACAGCCGGTAATCGGCGGGCGGCAGTGCCGTGGGTGTCTTGTGGATGATGAGCAGACGAAGATACTGCTCCCGGGACAGCCCGGTGAGGGCCACGTTGTCGTTGAGCCGTGCCAGCTCTCCCTCGGTCAGGCGGACCTTCACTTCTTTGGTCCGCTGTTTGGTCTTGTTTTTCATGGGTTCTCCTTTTGGTTCGTAGGTTTGGTAAGTATGCAACAACGCAAGGGGCAGCAGCGGCGCATCCTTTTGCATGGTTGTCTCGATTCATGCGTTCAGCTGCCAGTACCACTTGTCGCCCTTGCGGACACTGCGGATGTTCAGCCTGCCTTTGACCAGATTCACCGTCCGGTCCTGGATGCCTTTGTTCTTGAAATGCTGGATGATCTCCTGATTGGATACAGGCCCCTTTTCCAGCAGCCGGGGCAGTTCTTCCTCCACCTGCTGTTGCTTGGTGGGAGCTTCCGGCAGACTGTCGCAGCCGTTCAAAAGGGATTCGGCGTCCTCGTCCAGCTGCCGCAGCCACTCCACATGGTCGCTCAGCTCAAACAGCAGCGCAGGACCGGCAGCGGCCAGATTGCTTTTCACCGGCACCAGCACCCGCTGTGTGGGCGAACGCTGGTATCGTGTCACGGTCAGAATGGACCGCACGGCTCCGGCAATGTCGATGGACCCGCTGGTGCGATACAGGGCGCTGATGCCGCTCATCTTATTCATGTGCGCCACGATGAGTACGGCGCATTTGGTGCGCTGGGCCATAGCGTACAGACTGCGGAAAGCACCCCGCACCTCGTTGGCCTGATTCATACTCACCGTAGGGCCGATGTAGGCTGAAAGCGGGTCGAGGATCAGCAGCTGGGCATTCTCCTGCAGGATGCTTTGCTCCAGCCGCGGATCATCGAAGGTCAGCGCCCGCTTTTCTTCATTGATGATCTTGATGCGGGTGCAGTTGGCTCCTGCGCTTTCCAGCCTCGGCTTGATGGTGTCGGCAATTCCGTCCTCCGAAGTCTGGTACAGGATGTTGATGGGCTCCCGGACGGCTTCCTCAAAGGGAAGGCTTTCTCCTTTGGAGAGCAGCGCTGCCAGTGACAACACCGCCATGGTCTTGCCACAGCCTGGGTCACCCTGTAATATGGTGATCTTCCCGTATGGGATGTAAGGATACCAAAGCCATTTCACTTCCTCTGCCTGGATATCCGCAAAACAGAGGATCTCTTGTTCATTCACAAAAGTACCTCCTTCATGAAGTTCAAATAAAAGGCCAGTCCGCCGAATCCGTTCCTATCCGGGTGTCTCCCCAACGTCGTCTCGCTCGCTTTGCAGGTCATGGCAAGATCGTATCTCCTTCAGCGGCCGGGTATTCAGTTTTCAAGGTTCCGTGGCAACAGAATATCACGCCTTGACGTTAAAAGCTATACATGTTACGATGTTTTCATGTAAAGATGAAATTACACGTTAGTTTTAGAACCATTACACAAATATATAACGATAAAACGTTGAATTTTTGACGTTGTGCATTTGAGGAAAATCCATCATGTCTACAGGTTTTATCTTCCGTTTTGAGGGCGATAAGCTGCTGCAGCCCTTTTTAATTCCCCAATCCTTGTTCACACCCCAACTTCAGGATAATCCCGCCGCCCGAGAACTGCGCCGCCAGCAGGAATTGGAAGCTAACCATATGCTGCTGGAGAATATCGAGAAGGCCAGGGTGTCTCTGGATAAAGCCCCTGAACCCGGGCCGCTGGATGCCGAGTTTGAAAAGGAGCCGGATTTTGAGCCTGACGAGGAAACCTTGCTGGACCGGCTGAAGCGGTGGGGCAGGATGTTCTT encodes the following:
- a CDS encoding sugar O-acetyltransferase, producing the protein MTEKEKMQQGLLYDANYDEELLAVRAKCKDLCFALNQIPPSQGERQQEILKQLLGKMGSHVCITAPFWCDYGYNITVGDHFYTNHNCVILDGAKVTFGDYVFIAPDCVFSTAGHPLDTEQRNQGLEYAYPITVGDNVWFGASVTVLPGVTIGSNTVIGAGSLVNRDIPDGVVAVGNPCRVLRKITEEDKKKYWRNKNGL
- a CDS encoding ROK family protein, yielding MKDSADIKKQNKARIGRLLAAGEELSKQQIARKTGLSVASCNTYLNEMEQMGEVLGTKKKLHEVGRNTVVYRLNEDHECFVGLYFELIGGVKSLTTVVFSPTGRIKDLTKQSYPLLDEKVIYTRLARMLEQFPNASQLVVGTPSVAEGGVIRHSDIPELEGVPLVSELEKRCGRPVFLANDMYYKVYGYYRKESTEGKIVTLVNYPAGVLPGTATVYNGSILTGRNLFAGMVGFLDYGISIDEQIQKMQRPMAMPLITRASIALISILNPHNLLFTGDLIRAEDMDTIRAACEKCIPTEYMPDFAYLPDATPYYLAGMYEVAMDRKEDFL
- a CDS encoding helix-turn-helix transcriptional regulator; this translates as MKKSLGPLIAEARRKNGMTQLELAEKMGVTDKAVSKWERDLSCPDVNSLPQLAEVLGLSIEELLQGKNEKQPADSKVGELLDTILKAIALAMGVAVAALSALDALSSAQALPLLGLGLASLAVSSLRKS
- a CDS encoding aldo/keto reductase encodes the protein MQYRCDKNRNDLSVLGYGCMRFPRNHGKIDQDAVTEQIGEAIRLGVNYFDTAYVYGGSEAALGEALRRLNCRDKVYIADKLPQYLIKSKAGIERCFQEQLSRLKTDRIDFYLMHMLTDLAAWNKLCDLGIREWIADKKASGAIGRIGFSFHGDTATFLEVLNAYDWDFCQIQYNYLDEHTQAGRRGLEAAEAKGIPVIIMEPLRGGRLITGLSAEAQKRVKESGRSAAGWGLRWLWDQPGVTVVLSGMNSLEMIRDNAAQADAARPGCMTEEEHAFVEGLRADLQASMRVGCTGCGYCQPCPAGVDIPGVFASYNRAATEGSHARLQYLLTTGLRRKGTGASQCVGCGRCEQHCPQHLPIRRLLKEAAQELEGPLYKAARVGVKVFRLW
- a CDS encoding recombinase family protein, with protein sequence MSFLQEYRNRPRRVVFYGRVSTEHEAQVSALDNQMDWYQELAAKNPNWEVVGQYVDEGITGTQATRRPSFMQMIRDAERGKFDLVVTREVCRFARNTMDTLFYTRKLSKLGVEVYFAADSIWTMDNEGELRLTIMATMAQEESRKTSERVRAGIQMSREKGVLFGNGNILGYDLDKAHNTYVINEEQAETVRMIFEQYATGDGLGKVAKALIAKGRKDGGGHMKWDSSKITRILRNPTYMGYCVYNRTRTTDLLDHTREKNNDEETYILKKGNFTPIIDEELWHRCNDIRRSRQRNLLDENGKPRKYGGTVAKNVWVTKLVCHCGSKLRRYLWNTKADGTQVYGFECYRHKKQSALYLKKHGLPEGICELKAFPEWKLELMALKIFETVWGNRREAVLEACRMLSACYREESADPAKLKALDKRMDALNQRLDNLIMMKASNQITLSQFVEQSNEIGVQQQRVNKEKAELLSQQGDHKALDMDAIEASLCEAVDFTDGMVSEWFIQNFVRRITPIDDTRFAWVLDLAPEPQTLVCEVNGRKEYPRITLESNLYRGAWPPPGASRQPFLINRDGRLNGDISAAGLAQDRQPSRILASKTVGLLEDAQAFQEAQYGVIPTLGICL
- a CDS encoding plasmid mobilization protein, which encodes MKNKTKQRTKEVKVRLTEGELARLNDNVALTGLSREQYLRLLIIHKTPTALPPADYRLLLRQMQWMETQLKELAGSQSTDENREQLDYTLQLLNSTVLLMQGAMLPRTFSPFTPNTPDGKEVNPYGGFAD
- a CDS encoding AAA family ATPase, translating into MNEQEILCFADIQAEEVKWLWYPYIPYGKITILQGDPGCGKTMAVLSLAALLSKGESLPFEEAVREPINILYQTSEDGIADTIKPRLESAGANCTRIKIINEEKRALTFDDPRLEQSILQENAQLLILDPLSAYIGPTVSMNQANEVRGAFRSLYAMAQRTKCAVLIVAHMNKMSGISALYRTSGSIDIAGAVRSILTVTRYQRSPTQRVLVPVKSNLAAAGPALLFELSDHVEWLRQLDEDAESLLNGCDSLPEAPTKQQQVEEELPRLLEKGPVSNQEIIQHFKNKGIQDRTVNLVKGRLNIRSVRKGDKWYWQLNA